From the genome of Seriola aureovittata isolate HTS-2021-v1 ecotype China chromosome 18, ASM2101889v1, whole genome shotgun sequence:
AGGGTCTGGAGGTGAAGTAGCCGCTCCAGTAATGGTCGTCACGGTCGGCGTAGGTGAAGAAGTCGCCGCGAAGTGTCGGCAGAGACGTTGCCGTGGCGCTCAGACGCCGCTGTAGAGCATCGAAGTAATCTGACAGAGTCCCGAAACGCACCTGAAgcaggaagaaggagaggaggagtcaTGAGGTCGTATGTTCACACTGAGACTGACTGACACCAATGAGTGACActcagagtgtgagtgtgtctgaggCGGCTGCCCTCCTGGCCCCGCCCCTCTGGCCCTGCTCCCTCGTGTGTGCGGCCCACCTGGACGTGCAGCTCTGGGTGATCCTGGTAGAAGTCAAACAGTCTCTGGTAGTTGCTGAACTGAGCGTCCCACTCGCTCGAGTCCACGAACCGAAAGTCATCGCCGAGGGGAACGAGGAGCACTGGAGAACGGAAGAGACGAGACTTCTGCCTGTACTGGTCCAATAGGAGGAGAGCGCTGAAaggacacacagagcagcatcaCACACCTGAGTGAAGCTCTGATCTTTCACAATAAGAGTTTTGACCGAATGACTCACTGTGAAACCTTTTTAATTATTCTTATCATCAATTATCAAAGtgatcattaatcattaattaatcaggTTATTTTCGTTATTGTTGGCCCTGCCCCCTGCCTACCGCTCCTGGACGTTCTgatctgtgattggctgtggcGAGGTCCTCCACGGACAGAAGACCCGCCCCCCTGGCAGGCGATGAAAGTCGAACTGACAACAGACCGCCGGGTTCGGGCCGCATGTGTGTGGCACGTCGTAGCTGTAGAACGGCATCATGTGACATGTGATGTCACTGCGAGGGGAGGAGTCTGACACAGGAAGTGGGCGGGGTTAGAGAAACAAAGCAGTTTGTCACTGTTTTCCATATTTTAcccaaaagaaaatgaaaggatcattattattattatttaacaaagtctttgtcttgttttcatgttatatgaatgaatgaatgagtgaatgcaTTATGACCCGTCACCTAAACCTCATCATCAGCTCAGAAATGTCTGATCattcatttcttctgttttgttgtttcagttcaAAGTGAACGCTTTAATctttaaattgaattaattaagaaatgaattcattatatttactttagttttagttGAGTGAACTGTTGTCTTGACTTTTTaaactggatttattttaaacctgattaaaaaacattatttcattaatttgattttaattctcTTTTCACAGCTGTATTGTTTCTGTCCGTCACGTAACAGCTGGAACTGTCTTTGTCACTGTGTTCAATCATCTACCTTTCCCGCCACTCACCCCAGTTCTGTCGCCACTGAAACTCAAGCGTCTGTTGCCGGGCAAAGTGTTTCTTGACGGCGTAGTGAACACGTTGGATGACCATGTTGCTAAGCCCTGCCCCCTTCAGCAGGTAGGTCATAGAGGGGGAGTGGCCAAAAGGATCCACGGCCCAGCCACTGCGGGGCTTTACACCTGCTCAGAGAAACAAGGTGTAAAGATCAAGGAAGCCAGCAGGCGAAGGAGGCGAAGCTAAACAACACAAACCCAGGTGTCTCTGGATCCACTGGTGTCCCTCGATCAGCTGATCCAACAGAGCGAAGTAATGAGAGTTCGCTTCGTCCGCCATCACCCAGCCGCCCGTCACCAGCTCCAGCTGCCCTGCCCCCACCAGGCTGAGACAGGAACCAATCAAACGATGAAACAAACAGCCGATTAAAACGACAGATACATGTGATCAAATATagaaatacagagaaatgtAGAGATACAAAGATatataaaaagttatatatatataaatataaagatgtaaaatacaaatatctaaatataaagatggatgttagataaaaaaaagaaaagaaaaataaagaagttGTCAGATCAGAGAAAGAAAGTTCATCTGTGACAAAAAGattcagaaacaaacaacaagtaAAAATAACGAAGCGTGTTTCAGATGTGGAGGTGAGAGTCACCGTTTGaccatctctctcttctgctcGTCGATGTCATTCCACCATTTAGAGAAATAACTGATCTCTGCCCAGATCATCTTCCTCCTGATGAAGAGCAAACACCACAGCAACAGTTATTTCTACTGATGAGACTGATCAATAACACATCAATAACTCAAAAAGACTTTAATACATTTAATcagatatatttaatttatttactcaCCTGTTGTCCTCAGTCAGTTTGACCAACATGTTGTTGAGGATGTGTTTCGTCTGATCCTGATAATAACTGTCAAAGGTTTTCAACcaacctgcaacacacacacacacacacacacacacacacacacacacacacacacacacacacacacacacacacacacgttaaagGCTGTGTTAAAGCACAGGctggtgttgtggtggtgttgttgtgtATCTGACCCGGGTCGTTGTGTGAATGTGGAACCAGAAAAACCTCCAGCGGCTGCTCATCCCACTCGTTTCCCTGGTAACGGATCTCAAAACCCTGTTTCCAGGCGCCGCCGTCTGGGTTATCAAAGGGCAGGAGGTCGTAAACATCCAGCAGCTGACGGATGATGGAGACACACGTAACggaaacacaaagacaaggTTTAGACAGATGATGTCAGGAACACAAcgttaaaaccaaaacaaactaaaGTCTTCACACGTCTTCCAGCCCCCTCTTCCTCTACAATGATTAAAGCATCACttcacaacttcctgtttcctgaactttttgtgtttttgtaagtGAAATAATttctaaatacattttgtaaaaagaaTCGACCTTCGACCAAATTACAAACTGTTGTGTTGCTACTTTCACTTAGTCTTTGAAAATATCACTTCAGCTTTTctataaaatattttgtatttcctgAAAGTCTGATTTGTTACTGAACGCTACAcgtcgtcatcatcattgtGTCTGAAACTCACGTTTTATTGTGTCAAATTGCTGCTGCGACAAAAGTCGcaactgttagcatgctaagctaacctgaACTCTGTCAGTTCCGTCCTTCATCTCCTCGGCCAATCTGCATCCAGGGGGTGTGTCCACCCTGCTGTTGGTGGAGTCTGAGCTCACGTTCGATCCTCCCCCACCGgtttcccatgatgcttttCGGTGGACCAGAGAGTCCCGCAGCGTTGCAACCAGACGGTTGTTGTCACTAAGAAGACGCTCCAACCTGTCAATCTTCTGCTGGAGGCGGGACAAATCCTGCAGAGAGGTTTTGACTGGTTTGTTAAAAAGCTAGAAGAGAAAAactttaattattataatttcagAATGTGACAAGAACTCACTTCCTCCACCTGTCCACCAGGTGTTTCCCCATGGTGCTGACGCTCCGCCCCCTGCATCAGCTCCAGCATGCGGTACAGTGTCATCACTGCGACACAGAAGACTCCGCCGACCAGCACCGCCAACAACCGACTCCGCTTCATCTCCACAACAACGAAATTGAACAACCTGAAGATTCAACGACACAAAGACTTAACAACACAaatattctgttgttttcttctgatGTTATTGAGAGAAACAATCTGCAGGTTAAACTTCTGTTGAGACAGAAAATATTGATCGACATGGCTTGTTGTTACTAATAGTAACAAAACgctgtttttataaaatgtgcaaagacaaaatattttcaatatgttCCTGTGTCAGATGAGTGCTGGTTCAGACCTGCAGCTCAAACCGCTGTCGAGATAAAATTCATTAAACTTTATACTCGAAGTTAAACGTAGATCTTCTCTCCGGACTTCCGCGTTCTGCAGACAGGAGCACGTCTCGCGCTCCGCAGTCTCGTGCTGTTTCTCAGCTGTCCAGTGACGTCACTGTGTGACTTCTgtttcctggaaaaaaaaacaaaaaaaaaaaaaacgtttcaTAAAAAAGCCAAGTAAAACTTTCGTCCCTCAGCAGAGCGAGCTCACGATGCTGCTGCGCCTGCtccctgctgtttgttttgcttccgGTCTGGTTCAGCTGACTCAGCGCTGCAGAAAACGTCATTTCCGCTTACAGAGGAGGCGAGTCACGTGCAGTTACCGGGCCAGAgaaaagtcttttattttgttttcagtcttttcagaataaaacacattggGCTTCTCACAGATTCAGGACCAGGTCCAGATTCTGAACCTATATGTTACCTATTCATAGTTAGTTCATCCTTCaattcaccatggcaacaggtgAATCTAgagtcaccatggcaacagttcaggtacactttttttttttttttatacacattttcatcattattttacagtttgttgaataaataaaatcaaaacaatgaaactgACCCAGAACCAGCCGTTGTACTTTGTTAAAGGAAGTTTAGTTTCCTGTGCTGCTCCTCATGTTTTATATCCATAAATGTCTCATATTACAGcattataatgattattattattacagcatTATccacctatatatatatatataaatatatataggtGGATaatgctgtatatatatatatatatatatatatttatattcaatGTTGACGAGAGACACCAGGAGGACTGAGGAGCTGCTGGGACACGGTGCAGGAGAGACAGACTATAAGGTTGATAGAAACCAGATGGGGGCGGTACTGAGACAtgagaaacaagaagaagaagaagaaccaccgcctccccctcctcctcctcttcctgcgCCTCGTGACAAAATCACGTGATCGGTCCGCAGCGTGACGTGACATCAGCTGACTGACCAGAGGCGAAGTCAGATCCTCCGTCGACCTTCGTCTGGGTGAATCTCTCCGGTCTCTGCTCCGTTTCCGCGCCGCTGTCCGCAGCTCCTCTCCCCCAAAATGGCGAGCCAATCCCAGGGAatccagcagctgctccaggccGAGAAGAGAGCGGCCGAGAAGGTGGCAGAGGCCCGCAAACGTGAGTAGGACAAACGGCCTGCGAGCCCGCTGCGGCCCGTTAGCTGTTAGCCCGTTAGCAGGTTAGAGACTCCCGCATCTGAAAAGCTcagagtctctgctgctgctgtcactctgACTCACTTCACAGTCAAACCGGAGCCGGTTAACCGACCACCAACTTCCTCTGTTCAGTTCGGCTCACAGTCAGGTGTCCCCTCCTCACCTGTCCAGGTAAACTGAGGGCTCTCAGTTTACCGTCCGTATGCAGACAGAGCCCCGCTGCAGGACTGACACGAATGTGAAAGAAGTTTGGTTCAATCAGAATCAATATCTGTGATTAGTTTACAGGCACACTTCATAAATGCAGTTTCTTTTATAATTCTGACTCTGTCATTCAAACTTTTTAACTATTTAATCTGTTCCTCTGAACAAACTTAATGTAACTAGATGTTTACTCCATTTATTCTCATGTTTAGTTCTGTTCTCTGTCAGTGATGGTTCTGAGTCACACATCATGTGACCACGGCATGTGACCACGGCATGTGATAAATAGTCAGAAcgtatgagagagagagagagagagagagagagagagagagagagagagagagagagagagagatgattgAATCAGATCTGTCTGCAGTGGAATGCTTTTAATACAATCAGTTCAGCTGattaactcacacacacctggacagaATCTTTGTTCTTTGTCAAAttattacatcatcatcacagatgATGCTGACTGagctcagtgacatcacaccaTGAACCTGCCTGTCAGCCAGGTGAGCTGTGATATCATACCATGAAGGTTCAGCAGTGATTTAAACAGAGGCAGATGATAATGTCACATTAACATCCTGTGTCATCTGTCACTGAGTCAACAAGTTTGTCTCATTATTCATCTGTTCATGTtctattataataataattattatagtACATAATAGAGAGATAATAAcatctataataataattattattataatattatattaattataattatcacAGAATCTGTTGTATTCATCaagtgtctcctctctcctgctgaactgtgggtctctctctctctctctctctctctctctctctctcatgtacTGTGGTTGTCTCTCATCCTCAGGTAAGAACCGTCGTCTGAAGCAGGCGAAGGAGGAAGCTCAGGCTGAGATCGAACAGTATcgcctgcagagagagaaagagttcaAGACCAAGGAGGCGGCCGTAAGAACTTTCCACCATCCTCCTCTATTTccaatacattttattaatatatatgtatataaaaaaatgctTCTCCAAATATTTTACCAGTATTTcttttaagtttatttatttttcataattttccaatatattaatatcaatgtttttatttagtttctttCCTCTTTAACATTCTAAgtatttaatgtaaatattctaaatgttttgttttctgttctgttccctccattgtgttttttatttttatttgtttaaactgCACAGTAACTGTTCTTCCTGATGATTCTTTAATATCTTGTCACTGTGTTCACATCTGTATATTAAACTTTGTGACCCCCTTCCTCAGGCCCTCGGTTCCCATGGTAACAGCGCGGTGGAGGTGGATCGTGACACGGCAGAGCGGATGGGTCGTATCCAGGCCAGCTTCCGCGGTAACCGGGAGGCGGTGCTGGGCGAGCTACTGCGGCGTGTATGCGACATCCAGCCAGAGTTTCATGCTAACTATCGTGTGGCCGGCTGAGGGGGTGGGGCCACGAGTCATCGGGGCGGGGTGAAAACCAGAAGGGGTGGGGCAAACGAAGGAGACATGGATGCTAGCAACATTAGCTTTGATCAGAGCCGAAACCTTTTAGTTTAGTGTTGTAGTTTTTGACTCAAACTAAATTCtccagaaaatatataaaaacttttattttgaaggtgagAAGTTGGTTTGCTGCTCCGTATGAAGGGGAGAACGTAAATaaatgttgttactgtgttgatgttgatgaaatatttatatatattgaattaattttttgtttcaATCTTAACAAAATAAGTCTTTCTTCACTGTATCTTTGTCAGTTGAGAATATCAGCCAAACGggtgtcattttaaaatcaaacacaactCAATGAAATCAGATTTGAtgatgctgattggctgtttttctctgaactTGCTTTTCTGCTCCAAAACCTGATTGGCTGGAGAAAGTGGagaaaggcttttattgtgaaactcttccaattttttttttttggctgtttcCTATGTGACTTGACTTCCTGTTGATGTTTgtgaagtgatgatgaaaaaaaacctaataTTAAACTgacttctgattggctgaaactGTGTGATACTGCTCCGTGATTGGCTGCAATTTAAACATTTGACTGAAGGCCAGCAGAGGGCGCCAGACCTGAGAGTCCTGGAGGAGGAAAGTTCAAAGGGTTCCTTCAGGGTCCTGGAAAAGGCTCCTGGGTTTCCTGTGGATGATCCAACAGGCCttgaaaagctgctgctgtgtttcagttgtCCTTAGGGATTATAGAGGTATGAttggtttatttaaaatgacagaaaatcagaTGCATTCAATAGAAATTATAATTTCTATAGATGAAAAActctaaattaaattatatataatcaGAGATAAAACAAGAGGCCGCTCTGCTTTTAGTTTTACTTCTGTGACACCGGATTAATAGAGTATTTTATACAGTgatatttgtacttttactgaagtacaTGAAGTCACTTCCTTCatcacaatgaaaaataaatcagtgaattGAAAAAGAAGTTTTAGTTGCATTAAAAACTAGTTTCAGACTCTGAGTCTGATCAGTCTCTTACCAACAAATCACGCCTACGTGGCTTCGAAAAAGCCCCGCCCCTTGCCGAAGAACTCGccctctgattggtccagacTCTGAAGCTCCTCCTCTACGGACGTCCTGACGCAGCTCACGGAAGTAGTGGCGGAGCAGAGGCAGACGGTGAAgagtgtctgtttttctccctcttctacTTTCTATTCTTccccttcttctctttttcataCGACTTTTTCATTTTCGTGTTTCGGAGCCGAGACGGAGAAAAAGACGTAGAAGAAGAATTCCTGGAACATTTGCAGGTGagttcagtgtgtgaatgttcaACTGTGTCAGTGACCTCTGCTACTCACCACAGACATGCTACTTGCTACTGAACGAAACTCCCCAGAAAATGTTACAATTTAACGTCTTCTTGCACGTGGCAGGAAACATGCACAGGTAAAGTTCGAACATGTGGCAGTTTCAGAACAAAGTGGGTTTCTTGGTGAATTCAGCTGGAATGTAATTCGCCTACGGAGACCTGGTTTTGGTAAACCCTCGACTTTAATGACCCGGTTTACGGTCATCTCCACTGCGCCTCCGTCTGCTGTATTGGAGTAAGTCGATGAGATTTAAAAGGGGATCTGGTTTGAAAGGACTTTTAAGAGCAGTGATTGGTGGATGCAGTGCGCGCCGATTTACATGGGAGCTCGTGCGATGTAGGTGTCGAGTAAAGTCGACTGCGTGCACGCGCGTGCGCACGAGCGAGGCGACCTTAACTTGAACGATTTCCCGATGGAGTTTGGTTCCGTGAGTTCACGTCGTGGGAAAGGATTTTTCTCTCCGTTTTCCACGTGAATGAAATAACTGCAGAGATTAAAAGATGAGAACGACATGAGAACCGGTCCAGAACAATGAAGACAGTGTGAGGCTGACACTGATACAGATTTACTGGCTTCATATCAAAACAACATTACAGAGTTTATAGAAACAAATACAGCACACACCTTATGATAACAAGTCAGAGGTGACAGGTGGAACAACAAATCGTCACAAACACCGGTCTCACAGGTTCATTCAGTCCAGGGTTCACCTccaaacactcaaactgatTCCCAAACAAATCAGATCAATATGATCATTAACACGTCATCAACTATCAACATCCAAAACTACAGAAGCTAATGAATTCACTTGAGAGAAAAATCTGTTGGAAGCAGTTGGAAGACAATAAAATagttgtaataataaaatagctttaatattgacaaaaaaacaaccatggACTCAGAATCATTACATCCATAATGTACAGTGTGTTATAGTatgatgtcattgtatattactGTCCATTATGGTTTAGCTTTATTCATTGATGAAAAACGTGAAACGttattttttacttcctgttgaATCTcgttttaaatcttttttttttttaacagttttctgAGACgaaatgaag
Proteins encoded in this window:
- the atp6v1g1 gene encoding V-type proton ATPase subunit G 1, with protein sequence MASQSQGIQQLLQAEKRAAEKVAEARKRKNRRLKQAKEEAQAEIEQYRLQREKEFKTKEAAALGSHGNSAVEVDRDTAERMGRIQASFRGNREAVLGELLRRVCDIQPEFHANYRVAG